A window from Littorina saxatilis isolate snail1 linkage group LG9, US_GU_Lsax_2.0, whole genome shotgun sequence encodes these proteins:
- the LOC138975677 gene encoding uncharacterized protein isoform X2 — MFCSMTHMHQQLANYFLASGRGRPPNPPGLTNKVLLQLQRQSGKPSSVVHSWFEKLFPEVTFPVDRIGGVIDRTEKQFKEHLSGETGTTAFLQGSGRFRKTVLGINF; from the exons ATGTTCTGTTCG ATGACACACATGCACCAACAACTTGCTAACTATTTTCTTGCCTCTGGCCGTGGCAGACCTCCAAATCCACCGGGGCTGACAAACAAGGTTTTGCTGCAGTTACAGAGGCAAAGTGGCAAGCCCTCTTCAGTG GTCCACTCCTGGTTTGAGAAGCTCTTCCCAGAAGTTACCTTTCCTGTGGATCGGATTGGTGGTGTCATTGATCGCACGGAGAAGCAATTCAAGGAGCACCTCAGTGGGGAGACAGGAACAACAGCATTTCTTCAG ggaTCTGGACGATTTAGGAAAACGGTCCTGGGGATCAACTTTTGA
- the LOC138975677 gene encoding uncharacterized protein isoform X1: protein MFCSMTHMHQQLANYFLASGRGRPPNPPGLTNKVLLQLQRQSGKPSSVVHSWFEKLFPEVTFPVDRIGGVIDRTEKQFKEHLSGETGTTAFLQVVRDLDSEMRFPNFDIRG, encoded by the exons ATGTTCTGTTCG ATGACACACATGCACCAACAACTTGCTAACTATTTTCTTGCCTCTGGCCGTGGCAGACCTCCAAATCCACCGGGGCTGACAAACAAGGTTTTGCTGCAGTTACAGAGGCAAAGTGGCAAGCCCTCTTCAGTG GTCCACTCCTGGTTTGAGAAGCTCTTCCCAGAAGTTACCTTTCCTGTGGATCGGATTGGTGGTGTCATTGATCGCACGGAGAAGCAATTCAAGGAGCACCTCAGTGGGGAGACAGGAACAACAGCATTTCTTCAGGTTGTCAGAGATCTTGATTCAGAGATGAGATTCCCAAATTTTGACATAAGAGGGTAA